In Chitinivorax tropicus, the sequence GGCACACACCTTATTTTGCAGCAAAAGGACTCGATCACACCCGGTGATGCCCCATTTGATCTGATGGTGGATGACCTCCATGAAACGCATCGGCACCTCACCGCACTGGGGCTTGCTCCCTCGCCTATTGAGTCACGGCCTGCCATTGACCATGAAGTCTTCTACCTGCAAGACCCGTCAGGGTGGGTCATCACGTTCTTCTCAAGCCACACATCTGGCAAGCCGGTGTAGTGGTCCTGCATCATCCGCCCTCGCGCCATCTATATACAGCGGCCATGCTACACTGCGCCATCGATACTCTGA encodes:
- a CDS encoding VOC family protein codes for the protein MEQRPVVAVAHITLETDRMGESARFIRAIGMRPIFEGNAVAVYELRGGTHLILQQKDSITPGDAPFDLMVDDLHETHRHLTALGLAPSPIESRPAIDHEVFYLQDPSGWVITFFSSHTSGKPV